DNA from Agarilytica rhodophyticola:
TTTATCCAAATAGTTTCCGCGATACTAGGTTAAATTCACACTAATAAGTACGAATTTTAGGTTCGAAGGTATCAACGGTCTTAGGTGTGAAATTCACGTCCCTCTTACCAACGGATTTATCTTCAGGGTAATACATGGAGTGACACAGCCAGTTTTCATCATCACGCTCTTGGAAATCATCACGTGCATGAGCGCCTCGAGATTCTTTTCTTTCTTCGGCAGCAATTGCAGTAGCTTCAGCCACCTCAAATAAGTTTTGTACTTCCAAGGCTTCGATACGTGCAGTATTAAATGCGCTGCTCTTGTCAGACAAATGAATATTTTCCATGCGCTCTCTAAGATCAGCGAGTTTTTTAATGCCTTCTTGCATGAACTCACCTTTACGGAAAACACCGAAGTGATTTTGCATAATGCTTTGTAGCTCCTTACGAAGCATTGAAGCATTTTCACCTTGTGACGAGCCATTAAGCTTGTTAAGACGTGCCATACCGGCTTCGATATCACTTTCAGAAGGGTCACGATATTCGACACCTTCACGCAAAGCACGTTCGATAAACATACCCGACGAGCGACCAAACACAACCAAATCGAGAAGTGAATTACCCCCGAGACGATTGGCGCCGTGCACAGATACACAGGCAACTTCACCACAGGCATAAAAACCTTCGATAACTTTATCTTCTCCGCTGACATTAGTCAGTGCCTGCCCATCAACGTTGGTTGGAATTCCTCCCATCATATAATGGCAAGTAGGCACTACAGGAATAGGTTCTTTTACCGGGTCAGCATGAGCAAAGGTACGAGATAGTTCCAAAATACCAGGTAAACGTTGGTTCAGCGTTTCAGCACCCAAGTGATCGAGCTTTAAGAAAACATGATCGCCATTTTCACCACAGCCGCGCCCCTCGAGAATCTCCAACACCATGGATCGGGCCACAACATCACGGCCAGCAAGGTCTTTTGCATTTGGCGCATAACGTTCCATAAAACGCTCGCCATCTTTATTGATGAGGTAGCCACCTTCACCGCGACACCCTTCTGTCACCAATACCCCCGCACCGTGAATACCAGTGGGATGGAATTGCCACATTTCAATATCTTGTACAGGAAAACCTGCGCGCAAAGACATCCCAATACCGTCACCAGTATTAATGTGAGCGTTAGTGGTAGAAGCGTAGATACGACCAGCACCACCAGTAGCAAAAACTGTTGCCTTAGATTTAATAAAAACAACTTCGCCATCTTCCATATTAATGGCAATGACACCACAGACCACACCGTCTTGGTTTTTGATAATATCAACGGCGAACCATTCGTTAAGGAATACCGTATTGTTTTTCACATTACCCTGATAAAGAGCGTGCAAAAGTGCGTGACCCGTTCTATCTGCGGCTGCACAAGTTCGCGCTGCCTGACCGCCGCGACCAAAGTCTTTTGATTGGCCACCGAATGGACGCTGATAAATACGACCGTTCTCAGTTCGCGAAAATGGTAAGCCCATATGTTCCAGTTCGAATACTGCTTCTGGGCCGACTGAACACATATACTCAATAGCATCCTGATCACCAATATAATCAGAGCCTTTGACCGTGTCGTACATATGCCAACGCCAATCGTCGTTAGGGTCAGCACTGGCTATCGCACAAGTAATGCCTCCTTGGGCAGAGACTGTATGTGAGCGTGTAGGAAAAACTTTAGTGACAACAGCCGTTTTAAAACCTGATTGAGCCATTTGAAGTGCCGCGCGCATCCCCGCACCGCCACCGCCAACAACAATAGCGTCAAAAGACATGGTTCGAATATTTGGCATCGATTAAAACCCCCAGAGCACTTCAATACCCCAAACCAAGTAGGCAAGAGTAATGACTGCGTAAATAGTTAGAGCGCTCATGCGCAAGAATAAAGCTTTTCCACCCATCATCCGACTGGTGACATAATCGGTTAATACTCCCCACAAACCTATCCAGCCATGAGCAGCAACACACAATAGCGCCAACAAACTAAATGCGCGCATCCACAACTGCGCAAACAAAGCTGTCCAAAGTTCATAAGTCATCTCTGGCACAGAGAAAATAAATGCCACAATAAATATTGTATAAGCAGCGAGTACTACTGCCGAAAATCTTTGAATAAGCCAATCTGAGAGGCCGCTTCGCCCCAGACTCGTAACTGCTGTTACCATACCCATAACCCCGCAAGAATAATTAACACGATCGCAACAACGACAACAATGGTCGCGCCACGCTTTCCACCTTCAAGTGTTTCACCAACGCCCATATCCATAATAAGATGACGTATTCCGGCTACAAGGTGATACGCAAGAGCGGCTAAAACAGCCCACACAATAAATTTAGAAAGTGGTGCCTGCAATGCAGTTTTAAGAGCGTTAAAACTCTGCTCTGAGCTGAGACTCATATCGAGCATCCACAGCAGTATTAATATACCGATAAGCAAAACCACACCTGAAACTCGGTGGGTAATGGAGACAAGCGCGGTAATAGGGAATTTAACTGTTTTTAGATCGAGATTTACAGGTCGGTTATCGTTCACAGTTTTGCAACACCTTAATTCATAAGATTGATAGGCAGGAAGATTTTTCTAAGGTTTGGCGAGTACATACTGTGCTGTTTAATATAAGTACATAGACTGGACATTTTAGCACCAGCTAATTAGTTATTAGCGCCAGCATCTCGCAGCGCATTTCCCATGGAAGGTTATGCTTACACGCCCCAAAAAGATCGCGCAGAATTATAGATATGCGCCACACAAATTACAAACATTCATAATAACTTATGTAACATTAGCATATAATTTGTACAAAACAACGTTTTAAAACGGTTATCACGTTCACTAGTTATAATTCATTTTTTGAATAGTTATAATTCATTTCTTGAATAGTCCTCACTCAAGAAGATTTAAATTTCTTTTCGAAAAAGCCTTTAAGCGCCCATTTTCTCCACAAAAATAAATTTTATCTATACTGATACTTGACCCAGTATGACAAAAATGCCATGGGAAATTGGACTTTGATCACATTGACATAAATTTATAGCACTATATAGTTGCGCGACTTAACAATTAATTATTTGGCTGCTTTGTGCACAATTTCGAGTGTGCTAACAGCGACAGATTATCTTTTATCTATCACATACAGGAGTCCTTAATGGCTGATAAGAAAGCACAACTTACGGTCGATGGTTTGGACGATTCTATTGAGTTACCGGTGTATTCCGGCTCAACAGGACCAGATGTCATTGACGTTAGAGCCCTTACAGGCAAAGGTTTTTTTACCTACGACCCTGGATTTGTATCCACTGCATCATGCGAATCTAAAATCACTTATATCGACGGTGGTAAAGGTATGCTTTTGCATCGGGGTTATGCCATCGAAGACCTTGCTGAAAAATCAGATTACCTGGAAACGTGTTTCTTACTTTTACACGGTGAACTGCCTTCTCAGAAAGAATATGACGAGTTTGTTAGCATTATCCGCAACCATACGATGGTTCACGAATCCATTGCACGTTTCTTTAGAGGCTTCCACCACGACTCACATCCGATGGCGATGATGTGCGGCATTGTTGGAGCGCTATCGGCCTTCTATCATGACTCATTGGATATCACTAACGAGCGTCATCGTATTATTTCAGCCCATCGTTTGATCGCTAAGATGCCGACTCTTGCTGCAATGTGTTACAAGCATTCTCAAGGTCAACCTTTCATGTATCCCGACAATAAGTTGGGTTATTCTGAAAATTTCTTACACATGATGTTCGGCACCCCTTGTGACGATCCCCAAGTAAACCCTGTGCTGGCACGAGCCATGGATAAAATCTTCCTGTTGCACGCCGATCACGAGCAGAATGCCTCAACTTCCACAGTTCGTTTAGCAGGGTCATCAGGTGCAAACCCTTTTGCCTGTATCGCATCCGGCATTGCAACACTCTGGGGGCCAGCTCACGGCGGTGCTAACGAGGCTGTATTGTCGATGTTGCAAGAAATCGGCGATGTGAAGAATATTGACAAGTTTATTCAGCGCGCCAAGGATAAAGACGACCCCTTCCGCTTAATGGGATTCGGTCATCGAGTTTACAAAAACTTTGATCCACGCGCCAAAGTAATGAAAGAAACCTGTGATGAAGTCTTGAGCGTTTTGGGTATTGAAAATGACCCATTGCTAGCGATTGCAAAACGTCTTGAAGAAATTGCGCTGGAAGACGAGTACTTCATCAAGAAGAAACTCTACCCTAATGTAGATTTCTACTCGGGTATCATTATGAAAGCTATTGGTATTCCAACCGATATGTTTACTGTGATATTCGCTACCGGGCGCACAGTGGGCTGGATCGCTCATTGGCATGAGATGCTGACAGAAGATTACCGTATTGGTCGACCTCGTCAACTTTATACTGGCGAAACCAAGCGCGACCTCACAGCTGTTGAAGATCGCAAGCCAGCAAATCCTACTTTCTAAAAAGTAAAAAAAGGGCTGTAAACACAGCCTTTTTTTTGTCTTATTGAAAGAGATTAAGCATTCTGTCATTAAGTTTCTTCCAGCTTGGTAAACTTTTCTGACTGCTACCTTTAATTTTTTTGCCTCTATCTCGCGCCAACCAAATACTTTCTCCATTGAAGCTATATACAGGAAAGAGATCTGGCCGCTTAGATGCGGGTAATATCTCTTTTTTAATATTATCTAAGATCAACGGTTCTGCACTAGGTGTTTGATAATAAGCTAACACCATATGGGCTTGATTATAGGTTAAGGACTTTACATAGGTAATACGAAGTTTGGCTGGGTCAAAAGCAGATTTTAAAAGCGAGAAATATTTACCTATAGAATAGTCTTCACAATCACCGCCATTGGTAGCCAAAGTTTCTATCGGTGTCGCCCAGTAATCTTCTTGTCCCCAATGCTCTTGATCACTCAACCACCTTACTTGATTAAAATAGTCATTCGCATGTTGCATTTTTACAAGCTCAGTAATCGTTGGGTTATCGCGATCTTGTTCCATCAAAATTCCCCAATTAAATACACGTAAGCGTGCATCATTACCATATTCTTTCTCAACACTTTGCAAAGTCGATTCAGGAATAATTGTACTGGCTGCTGCCCATGGAGGAACTGCCCACAAAAGAGACATCACCAGAGGCAAAACAAGGGTGAGAATGACATGTTTAATTGTGTGTGTTTTAGCTAACAAAACGTACTATTATCACTATCTAGAAGTTAACAGGCTCCCCCTTAAGGTTAGACAAAGATAGGTGCTAGTGCACAATTTTTCTAGAAGCCACCTGATAACTGCAGTACTTGCCGATACAGCATTAAACACAAGCTCAAAATGCTCATTTACGTCAGATAAACTCCGCTTTTCGGTTATTTTTACCTTGCCTCGTCCGTGTTCGAACGTTAGCTAACAGCTGCTAGTCGTTATCGTTAAAGCACTTTTATGTATGCTTTTTTGTATTATTCTTATTGGCTTTTTTGGCCTGTTTTTTTACGTTCTTTTGTTCTTGTTCTGCGATTTCTTGCTGCACCATTGTCGGTGTTTCGAGACACAATGGGCCAATGGCACCACTTCGAATGTCGTGGATAAACTGCTCAGATATTTTGGTTAAGTCGACACGGCCGCCGCTGTATAAGCAACCTCTTTTGCGCCCTATCAACTCAAAAAAATCCATCTCACTGATAGGTAATTTATCTAGAGAGTAACGATCCAAAAGCCTATCAGGATAGTGCTGTTTTAAAAACTCTGCTGCAAAAAACGCAACATCTTCATACTCCATAGCGGTATCTTTAATAGCTCCTGTAACAGCCAGACGATAGCTAGAGTTTTCATATTCTTGTTTGGGCCATAAAATACCAGGGGTATCCAGTAACAAAAAATCTTCACGGATCTGGATATATTGCTGCTGTTTAGTCACAGCAGGCTCATTGCCCGTCTTAGCGATTGCTCTACCGGCTAAAACATTAATCAGCGTTGATTTGCCAACATTGGGAATACCAACAATCATAGCTCGCATTTTTTTAACACTGCGCGCTTTTTGCGGCAACAATTTCTTACACAGTTCAGGTAGCTTATGAATTTTTGCCTGGTCATGGATGGAAATTGCCAGGGTCTTCACTGTACGCTCTTGTTCGAGAAACTGCTGCCACAATTGCACCGTATCCATATCGGCTAAGTCACATTTGTTAAGTACTTTAATACAAGGCTTATCGCCTCGTAGTTTGGCAATTAAAGGGTTTTCACTACTAAATGGAATCCTACCATCGATGACCTCAATGATAATATCTA
Protein-coding regions in this window:
- the sdhA gene encoding succinate dehydrogenase flavoprotein subunit, yielding MPNIRTMSFDAIVVGGGGAGMRAALQMAQSGFKTAVVTKVFPTRSHTVSAQGGITCAIASADPNDDWRWHMYDTVKGSDYIGDQDAIEYMCSVGPEAVFELEHMGLPFSRTENGRIYQRPFGGQSKDFGRGGQAARTCAAADRTGHALLHALYQGNVKNNTVFLNEWFAVDIIKNQDGVVCGVIAINMEDGEVVFIKSKATVFATGGAGRIYASTTNAHINTGDGIGMSLRAGFPVQDIEMWQFHPTGIHGAGVLVTEGCRGEGGYLINKDGERFMERYAPNAKDLAGRDVVARSMVLEILEGRGCGENGDHVFLKLDHLGAETLNQRLPGILELSRTFAHADPVKEPIPVVPTCHYMMGGIPTNVDGQALTNVSGEDKVIEGFYACGEVACVSVHGANRLGGNSLLDLVVFGRSSGMFIERALREGVEYRDPSESDIEAGMARLNKLNGSSQGENASMLRKELQSIMQNHFGVFRKGEFMQEGIKKLADLRERMENIHLSDKSSAFNTARIEALEVQNLFEVAEATAIAAEERKESRGAHARDDFQERDDENWLCHSMYYPEDKSVGKRDVNFTPKTVDTFEPKIRTY
- the sdhD gene encoding succinate dehydrogenase, hydrophobic membrane anchor protein encodes the protein MVTAVTSLGRSGLSDWLIQRFSAVVLAAYTIFIVAFIFSVPEMTYELWTALFAQLWMRAFSLLALLCVAAHGWIGLWGVLTDYVTSRMMGGKALFLRMSALTIYAVITLAYLVWGIEVLWGF
- the ylqF gene encoding ribosome biogenesis GTPase YlqF, which encodes MTIQWYPGHMHKAQKEIKQSLPNVDIIIEVIDGRIPFSSENPLIAKLRGDKPCIKVLNKCDLADMDTVQLWQQFLEQERTVKTLAISIHDQAKIHKLPELCKKLLPQKARSVKKMRAMIVGIPNVGKSTLINVLAGRAIAKTGNEPAVTKQQQYIQIREDFLLLDTPGILWPKQEYENSSYRLAVTGAIKDTAMEYEDVAFFAAEFLKQHYPDRLLDRYSLDKLPISEMDFFELIGRKRGCLYSGGRVDLTKISEQFIHDIRSGAIGPLCLETPTMVQQEIAEQEQKNVKKQAKKANKNNTKKHT
- a CDS encoding transglutaminase-like cysteine peptidase, encoding MLAKTHTIKHVILTLVLPLVMSLLWAVPPWAAASTIIPESTLQSVEKEYGNDARLRVFNWGILMEQDRDNPTITELVKMQHANDYFNQVRWLSDQEHWGQEDYWATPIETLATNGGDCEDYSIGKYFSLLKSAFDPAKLRITYVKSLTYNQAHMVLAYYQTPSAEPLILDNIKKEILPASKRPDLFPVYSFNGESIWLARDRGKKIKGSSQKSLPSWKKLNDRMLNLFQ
- the sdhC gene encoding succinate dehydrogenase, cytochrome b556 subunit, which produces MNDNRPVNLDLKTVKFPITALVSITHRVSGVVLLIGILILLWMLDMSLSSEQSFNALKTALQAPLSKFIVWAVLAALAYHLVAGIRHLIMDMGVGETLEGGKRGATIVVVVAIVLIILAGLWVW
- the gltA gene encoding citrate synthase produces the protein MADKKAQLTVDGLDDSIELPVYSGSTGPDVIDVRALTGKGFFTYDPGFVSTASCESKITYIDGGKGMLLHRGYAIEDLAEKSDYLETCFLLLHGELPSQKEYDEFVSIIRNHTMVHESIARFFRGFHHDSHPMAMMCGIVGALSAFYHDSLDITNERHRIISAHRLIAKMPTLAAMCYKHSQGQPFMYPDNKLGYSENFLHMMFGTPCDDPQVNPVLARAMDKIFLLHADHEQNASTSTVRLAGSSGANPFACIASGIATLWGPAHGGANEAVLSMLQEIGDVKNIDKFIQRAKDKDDPFRLMGFGHRVYKNFDPRAKVMKETCDEVLSVLGIENDPLLAIAKRLEEIALEDEYFIKKKLYPNVDFYSGIIMKAIGIPTDMFTVIFATGRTVGWIAHWHEMLTEDYRIGRPRQLYTGETKRDLTAVEDRKPANPTF